The following are encoded together in the Osmerus eperlanus chromosome 18, fOsmEpe2.1, whole genome shotgun sequence genome:
- the arsb gene encoding arylsulfatase B, producing MVLVQWISATTSTIVFISVALLLVEAKQPPHIVFILADDFGWHDVGYHGSEIKTPNLDKLSAKGVRLENYYVQPICTPSRNQLMTGRYQIHTGMQHEIIWPCQPYCVPLAEKLLPQLMREAGYATHMVGKWHLGMYKKDCLPTRRGFDSYFGYLTGSEDYFSHQRCSPVPPHNETRCALDLRDGEEVATGYTGTYSTQLFTDRVTSIIAKQDPNKPLFLYVALQAVHAPLQVPERYIAPYSFIKDHHRRVYAGMVSAMDEAVGNISLALQERGLWSNTVLIFSTDNGGQTLTGGSNWPLRGRKCTLWEGGVRGVGFVTSPLLKKAGTVSRELVHISDWLPTLVSLAGGTTNGTKPLDGFDVWNTVSKGFASPRVELLHNIDPLYVDMAPCPGVASRLTLARGSGSELWSNSGFNVSVHAAIRYMKWKLLTGYPGCDVWFPRPGQEGSERSGLKDAPLKPVMLFNLEDDPEERLDVSDQYPDVVDQLLRRLRHYQSTAKPIIYPDDDPRCDPGTGAWGPWA from the exons ATGGTACTTGTGCAGTGGATTTCGGCAACTACAAGTACAATTGTCTTCATATCCGTTGCCCTACTGCTTGTTGAAGCTAAACAGCCCCCGCACATAGTGTTTATTCTTGCAGATGACTTCGGCTGGCATGATGTTGGTTATCACGGATCTGAGATCAAAACGCCGAACCTGGACAAACTTTCCGCAAAAGGCGTCAGATTGGAAAATTACTACGTTCAGCCGATATGCACCCCCTCTAGGAATCAACTCATGACCGGCCGCTATCAG atTCACACGGGCATGCAGCATGAGATCATCTGGCCTTGCCAGCCCTACTGTGTTCCCCTGGCTGAGAAGCTGTTGCCCCAGCTGATGAGAGAAGCTGGCTATGCCACGCACATGGTGGGAAAGTGGCACCTTGGCATGTACAAGAAGGACTGCCTACCCACACGCAGGGGGTTTGATTCTTATTTTG GCTacctgacaggaagtgaggactACTTCAGCCACCAGCGTTGTAGCCCCGTCCCCCCTCACAACGAGACGCGCTGCGCCCTCGACCTGAGAGACGGGGAAGAGGTTGCCACGGGATACACAGGCACATACTCAACGCAGCTGTTCACAGACAGGGTCACCAGCATCATCGCTAAACAAGATCCCAACAAG cctctcttcctctacgTGGCTCTGCAGGCCGTCCATGCTCCTCTACAGGTGCCCGAGCGCTACATCGCCCCCTACAGCTTCATAAAAGACCATCACCGTAGAGTGTACGCAGGCATGGTGTCGGCCATGGATGAGGCGGTGGGCAACATCAGTCTGGCTCTGCaggagagaggcctgtggaGCAACACAGTGCTGATCTTCTCAACAG ataATGGAGGACAGACTCTCACAGGGGGCAGCAACTGGCctctgagagggaggaagtgcaCGCTGTGGGAGGGCGGAGTCAGGGGCGTGGGCTTCGTGACCAGCCCACTCCTGAAGAAGGCCGGGACCGTCAGCCGAGAGCTGGTGCAcatctctgattggctgcccaCGCTCGTCAGCCTGGCGGGGGGGACAACCAATGGCACGAAGCCGCTGGACGGGTTTGACGTGTGGAATACTGTCAG CAAAGGCTTTGCGTCACCCAGAGTGGAGCTGCTCCACAACATAGACCCTCTGTACGTCGACATGGCCCCAT GTCCTGGCGTCGCGTCCCGGTTGACCTTGGCTCGGGGTTCTGGTTCGGAGCTGTGGTCTAACTCTGGCTTCAACGTATCCGTTCACGCAGCCATCCGCTACATGAAATGGAAGCTTCTGACTGGGTACCCAG gTTGTGACGTGTGGTTCCCCCGGCCGGGGCAGGAGGGTTCGGAGAGGAGCGGTCTGAAGGACGCTCCACTGAAGCCTGTCATGCTGTTCAACCTGGAGGACGACccggaggagaggctggacgtGTCGGACCAGTACCCAGACGTGGTGGACCAGCTCCTCAGAAGACTGCGTCACTACCAGAGCACAGCCAAGCCAATCATCTACCCCGATGACGACCCCAGATGTGACCCTGGCACTGGAGCCTGGGGACCCTGGGCCtag